The following coding sequences are from one Mytilus trossulus isolate FHL-02 chromosome 8, PNRI_Mtr1.1.1.hap1, whole genome shotgun sequence window:
- the LOC134728358 gene encoding uncharacterized protein LOC134728358, producing the protein MSTHQNAPQSHPDISMYQNAPQFHPDISTHQNIATDFTRFLLKKDLLLSRLTTYSDKPEMYAVWKASFKNILSELSVTAMEELDLMVKWLGPESTRHANSIRASNIHDPMKGLQRLWERLDERYGSPESVEASLIAKLNNFPKLTHKDNKELYELVDILSEIESIKEDSKYYSLLAYFDSSSGVLPILNKLPYNIQEKWTNKASQYKREKQVTFPPFTFFVKFIRELSQIRNDPSFAYDQTNQPKNSNTTAKSPAYMYKTAISVHKTEVSSSDLDLQKQCLLHNTGHSLNECRGFKAKPFQTRMKFINDNRICYGCCESTKHVKRTCTNAISCNECGSDRHPGALHINRSNTSNDSIDQNNNESSLPVHGGEEEVETKCTEICGTSFHSRSCAKILPVRVFRHGQYENLKLYVIFDDQSNHSLASPLFFDTFGVHGTSEEYVLSSCSGRVKMSGRRASGFVVESLDGQVQLELPTVIECGNLPHNREEIPTPDIAIKHDYLKKMADHLSPLDPDCEIMLLIGRDMTEAHHVLEQIIGPRNAPFAQKLPLGWVVIGNMCLDRINTPDDVNAYLTHIAPDCQASILQPCAYNHDDHESFGCCIDNFGVSHTKDNTHKSAIFERTVQDDKSIIYRR; encoded by the coding sequence ATGAGCACACATCAGAACGCACCTCAATCTCATCCTGATATAAGCATGTATCAGAACGCACCTCAGTTTCATCCTGATATAAGCACACATCAGAATATTGCTACAGATTTCACACGATTTCTTCTAAAGAAAGATTTGCTGTTATCAAGATTAACTACGTACAGTGATAAACCTGAAATGTATGCGGTATGGAAGGCTagtttcaaaaacatattaagTGAACTTTCCGTTACAGCGATGGAAGAGTTGGATCTTATGGTGAAATGGTTAGGTCCTGAATCTACACGGCATGCAAACAGTATTAGAGCATCAAATATTCATGATCCAATGAAAGGATTACAACGTTTATGGGAACGCTTAGATGAACGTTACGGTTCTCCAGAGTCAGTTGAAGCCTCATTAATTgccaaattaaacaattttccGAAATTAACACATAAAGACAACAAAGAACTGTACGAGTTAGTAGACATTCTTTCTGAAATTGAATCCATTAAGGAAGATTCCAAGTATTATTCACTTTTAGCGTATTTTGACTCCTCGTCAGGAGTTCTCCCTATATTGAATAAACTTCCATACAACATTCAAGAAAAATGGACAAATAAAGCATCTCAAtacaaaagagaaaaacaagTAACCTTTCCaccatttacattttttgtgaaGTTTATTCGTGAATTAAGCCAAATAAGAAACGACCCTAGTTTTGCGTATGACCAGACAAATCAACctaaaaactcaaacacaacTGCCAAATCACcagcatacatgtataagacAGCTATTTCAGTTCACAAAACCGAAGTTTCTAGTAGTGACCTTGACTTACAAAAACAATGTCTTTTGCATAATACAGGACACTCATTAAACGAGTGTAGAGGATTCAAAGCAAAACCTTTCCAAACACGTATGAAGTTTATCAATGATAATAGAATTTGTTACGGTTGTTGTGAATCGACAAAACATGTAAAACGAACATGTACTAACGCAATTAGTTGTAATGAATGTGGCAGTGACCGCCACCCTGGAGCATTACATATTAATCGCTCTAACACGTCTAACGACTCTATAGAtcagaataataatgaatcaagTTTGCCTGTTCACGGCGGGGAGGAAGAAGTAGAAACTAAGTGCACAGAAATTTGTGGGACATCATTTCATAGTAGATCATGCGCAAAAATATTGCCAGTGAGAGTTTTTAGACATGGACAATATGAGAACTTGAAACTGTACGTTATATTCGACGACCAGAGTAATCACTCATTGGCATCACCATTATTTTTTGACACTTTTGGAGTGCATGGTACATCAGAAGAATATGTGTTATCTTCCTGCTCAGGTCGAGTGAAAATGTCAGGACGTAGGGCAAGTGGATTTGTAGTTGAATCATTAGATGGACAAGTTCAGTTGGAATTACCCACAGTAATAGAATGTGGTAATCTTCCACATAATAGAGAGGAAATACCCACACCAGATATTGCTATCAAACATGACTATTTGAAAAAGATGGCAGATCACTTGTCTCCACTGGACCCAGATTGTGAAATTATGCTTCTCATTGGAAGGGACATGACAGAAGCACATCATGTTTTAGAACAAATTATTGGACCTCGTAATGCTCCGTTCGCACAAAAACTGCCTCTAGGCTGGGTAGTTATAGGAAACATGTGCTTAGACAGAATAAATACTCCTGATGATGTTAATGCATATCTGACACATATTGCACCAGATTGTCAAGCTTCGATCCTTCAACCATGTGCTTACAATCATGACGATCATGAGTCTTTTGGCTGCTGTATCGATAACTTTGGAGTCTCTCATACGAAAGACAATACACATAAAAGTGCAATTTTCGAACGCACTGTACAAGATGACAAATCTATTATCTATAGAAGGTAG